The stretch of DNA GAATCATATATTTAAGATGTTTGATTTATGAAGACAAATCTGTGACAAAATTTCTATCTACAACAGCGCTGCCTCACATTCTCATATCTCCTCCGACCTGAGAGGGCAGGCAAAGTCTGTAAACCAGAGCCTGCCTCCACAGTACAGCAACTCCTCCAGGATGCATCACTTTGATAAGATATGTATGTTTGATTAATGTGAATATAAAGCACTGAATATAGCAGTCTATAAAACTGGTGGTGTCTAATAGCAGAACAATTTGTtgatattaatgtatttttttgtatatattttgtatatatgtggcaatgtgtgtgttattttgtatttcatatgttgattgtatctttgtatctaatttaaatttaaaacacaacattttggtCTGTCAGACCATAATAAGGTATTTTAGCAGTAACATTACTAGATTACtagaatatatactgtatgtatatatatacttatacatgCTCCTCAATCAACACTGATTATCACCTTCAATTTAATCAACTCATGTACGTCATCTGTCAGACAATAACATCAAACagtgtacaaatatataaagtaaCTCATTATAATGGTACTAATACATCTGAGATCTCtccaaaagttaaaaaaaaaataaagaaatagacAAGAATAAGTAAATGTAAGAGAAACTCAACTAATAAATCTTACAGTGTCATCAAACATATTTAAAGGTAAGGTGAAAAGTCTTAATATGTCCCAGAGCATTTTCAGTGACATATTtcgtaaataaacaataaatagacCAGGGATAACAATTGTGCAGTGGACCAATAAACAATATATGTTTGCTTCATTTTATAGTGACATTGTTCACATTATTGTATTTAATCCCTATAGTTAATATAAGGCACTTTGGATATCCTCGATTTCATACTCATAtcggcttcttttctttctgaggTAATTTGAACAAGGTCCTGAAAGTTGAATTTATTCTGTTAAATACGTTCTCATTTTCATATTGCCTGAACTATTTCTTTCTGCTTCTCCCAGCTTTGCTCCAGGAAGATTGCTAATGTTATTAACTTTTGGGCTTTTTGGTGTATTACTTTGCTATGTTGGGATGAAGTGCCCTTACACTTGTGGAGCGGATAAAACCAAGGACAAACTACTTCTTGCTACAAGCAGAGCTTGAAAAGTAATCAACTCTTATTATTTCTTAATATCAACAATACCTTGAGTacatttttttctgtatttaatGTAGTGTATTACTTAGTAATTTTACTAATGATAGTCCTCACAATTTTGCACCAGCATTTCCTCAGTTcaaacattttacacaaatgaGTGAATTATGCTTCTGTCAACATAATCAATGTATAACAAAATAGTGTAATCATTTATAAATCATTTCATATCAATTGTAAATATCATCAAAATAATTGTTAGACTTTAACACATGATCTGTAGTAAGAGATGAATGGTACATAAGATTGAACCCATGCTGTTCGGCTCATGTGTATTAtaccaacaaaaaacacatcatcaaaGTGGCCATCACAAAACAGTGGAAACACAGGTCAAGACACAACATGTGATGATGTACACAAACCAAGTGTGGCCTATAGTGGGTGTGTTTCCTGCGGGGCTCCTCAGTTTGTGATCAGAAGCTGTTGAATTGTACCTTTCTCTGCATAGAGGCTCAACTTTAAAGCAAGCATGAGTTACAGGACTGTGGTGATGTACACGGAGATCGGCTGCTTTGTAGTCTGTGTCACAGGATGGATCCTGGTTTGCTCCACAATGCCCACAGAGATCTGGACATGGTCTGAGGTAAACAGCATTGTGTTGACCACCTCAAACTACTTCTCCAACCTGTGGAAGGATTGCATTTCTGATTCAACTGGAGTATCTGACTGCAAGGGAATTCCATCAATGCTCGCTCTGCATTGTAAGTAAAGCACAAGGCATGatgaagagtaaaaacaagaccCATAGTCTTTTttactgcacattttaatggATGCTGCGTATTATTACTTTGCTGTTCTTGGACAGGGGACATTCACATGTGCCGTGCGCTCATCATCATCTGTATTATCCTGGCTTTCTTTGGATCAATTCTAGTCTTAGTGGGAATGAAGTGCACTAAGATTGGTGGAACAGAGATTATTAATGCAAGAGTAACATTTGCTGGGGGCATGAACTACCTTATTGGAGGTAAGCCATTACAGATTTATTTGAAATAAGTAACATAGCAATACACTATAAGATTAATTTTAACATCATTATGTTCCTATTGTTTTAGGGATGTGTTCTATGGTTGCTTTCTCCTATTATGGAAACAAAATTAGAGCAGATTTCCAGGACCCTAACTACAAACCTCAAAAGTATGTGCACATTTGAAGTGACATTGATAAAATATACTACAAACTCACATTATATCATGCATCATCATTTACCAGAGTACTCTATCAAGGGAGaattgtacatttatatattattcttGTATTTATTGCCAGATTTGAAATAGGTGTTGGTGTCTTTATCGGCTGGGGAGGCTCCACCTTACTTGTTGCTGGAGGCCTTATTTACAGTATCTTTGCAGGGATGGAAGGGTGCGACTCAAGGTAAAATTATGCCACTGTCACTGAAATTTTCATTCCAGCATTTCTAATATCTACAGTAAAATAACTGCCCATTTCATGAATCCTAACCTCACAGCTCACAAAAATACCCTGACTACCAGGCGCCTGATGCCTACACAGTTGTTTcgacaaaaaaaagcatttcttcAGGTGGCACAGGGACTAGTGGGAGCAGAAAATCCGGGACCACCAGgggcagcagcggcagcagcctCTCTGGAATCACCACTACGACCAAGACGACAGCTACAAATGCATACGTGTGACTTCTTTTCAATagtctgtgtttctgtccttGTCCATAAAATGTACGTGTGGCTTTATTTTCGTGATCATTCTATATTTCAAAATCCATATTTTAGCTTTAATGTCCGATTTAGAAATTACCTTTTTCCACAGCAAACATATTAACTAGTCATAGAAGGAAAAAGCACTGACTCTGTGATAATCAAGACGCAAAACATGTGTAATTATTTGgatgttttgctgttgttgttgccactaataaatgttttaatacgaaatgtagataataataataataacttgatttagatataaatataactatgtATGAAATATGAACACAGATATAACTACTGTATTAATGGTCGGACTTTACATTGACTAAACATGTAAGCCACACATCTCTAAAGCTTTAATTAGTCAGGTTTTTATAAAATGTGCCATTAACCTAAATGTTCAATGAATATGTGAATTACACCTAGTTTTAGATAGACTCATCAGGATTTAAATATTGCTCATTAAATATCATTGGTgtaaagtaactaagtacattcaCTCAATCGCTGTACTTACATATAGTTTTGATGTACAGTACTTACTCTACTTCACTACATTgcagatcttctttttttaaacgttttacttaactacatttatctgacaccTAAAATTACTAGTTAATTGGCAGAGTAGGATTCTTCATGCAATAACTGATCTGTTTATATATGTGCTTGGTTATAGTTTAGTCTATATAGTCTATATAGCAGTTAAAGTTAGCTAAACCTCGGCTAACTAAAACATTATAATACTGCGTACAggttaatgcatcaataataatgattCTGTACATAATAATTTTGCCAGGTACCATTTTCATAAGGagtcattttacatttgatatttATATGCTtctatacttttacttaaaaggCCTGTGTATAGGATCTGGCGGCATCTAGCGGTGAGGATGCAGATTGTGACACAACTTCAACTTTTCCCTTGTGCCAAGTAGTTCTATGCAGTCAATGCAAAAGGGGATGGCCttctctagagccagtgttttttttgttcttgctACTGCAGAAACATGGTGGTGCCTCACTCCGTGAAGAAGCCTGTAGATATTAATGCCTCATTCTAaggtaaaaaaagacaattaatgtTATTTTCAGGGAAAACATCATAATATCATATTCCATTCCTGCAAATACATCACCCTACATGCTACACTCTGGCCTTTTAAGTAAAATGTTGAATGTAGgacttttacaaaaaatatgtatgtTAATGAGTGTGTTAATTTAGTGATAcagctacttttacttaagtaaatcATCTGAAAGTTTCCACCATTGCTGAATGTTTGCTCCCTTATTTACCACTCTCATAAGAACCATATGTCCCAGTCTACTATTTACCACTAACTCAGCTGTGTAGAattaataacaaatattttatCTTGAAAGTATCTTGTATCTGTTGCTCTTcaaaaggtttcttccctttttctccacGGTAAAGGTTTTTTCCTgtaccgatgtgaggtcccgggacagaggatgtcgtatgtggacagattataaagccctctgaggcaaatttgtaattttgggctacacaaaataaatgtaattatttttataaaaaataatgaataaggACTAATGATTTATAATTACAAACATTCTGTGAcattattacttaaaactatatCATTTAAAACTGTCTAATTTAAAGCTGTATCAcaaactgtacatattagcACCTCTCTTGTCCTAGTACCGCCActtctgtatagtgtttttcttccatattttctatttttctttcttattataatGTTATCTCTGAACCGTTGACTCGGCGAGCCCTGCACAAgagttccaatgtgtctggactgttggtccaggcacaaatggcaaataaaaaaccttaaATCCTTGAATCCTGATCAGTGAAGAATAGGCACACACAAGCCCAATtctattataaaaataattctCTACAGATTTACTATTACTAAATATGGAATAAATAAGTCAACGTATAAGTATAATACACTCAATTTAAGGTTTTACTTGTGGGTTTTACAGCCCAAATCTTTCTCCATGGACACCCTGAGCTCACTTTGTACATTATGACCCACGGGCCCCCATGAACTAACATATTGCGGTAGGTGGTTTGTGGGGTCCAGAACTGTGTTCCCCACAAAGCTGTTGGACCCCACAACGTGTGGTTCCTCAAGATGTAGAAAAACAAGaccacgcgcacacgcgcacggtAACGACAAGTCTTGTGCTGCCGTGGCTGCTCTCTGTTGAACCAACAGAAGTGGGCGGTGTTTTCCTAACAATCCAGCCAATCACAGTCACACACGACCGGCCGTACTCTGGTCCGCTTTGACTGGGAAAAGAGAAGCAACGATGAATAAATATCGGCCAACACATGGGACTGTTGAGAATTAAGCCAAACACTAGTAAAGAATAGCATCGGCTGAAGTGCGCGAGACAACGAGAGTGGACCTGTCTGATGCAAGTTGAACCATGGTTTCCATCGACCATGTCGCTCACAAATTACTGACTTACATCCCTTATGTTCttgttttgattgacatgagGTATGAAGGTAAGAAGCAGACGATACCAAGCCTGTTATTGTAAGTGGCTAATAGACGTAGCTAATCGTTAACTATCATATGACATCGACCCGGCTTGGACAACCCGCTTGTGGTTATAGTCAATAGTTAACTACGTTAGCTAGTGAAGTTGATGACAGTTGGCTAACGTTAAACTGGCTAAATACTTCCGTTAACTTCTATCGATAGCTATAGTTAAAGCAACGACAGCCGGTTAGTTCAGGCTCCACGTGCACTCAGCTGCCACTTTGGTAACGTTAGCCTCGCGTCAGCTTCAGCAACGTAACTTTGGCGTGACGTATgacagctagcgttagcttccCGACGTGCCAAAAGTATTCTCTCTTATTGTTACCGAGCTTATTGTCACGCCACGTGGTGCCTCCTGTCATTGCGGCAACGGTTGGTTTCCGGGAACGAGTGGAGCAACTAGTCGGTGGTGATATCACTTTGTTAACGTGGTTTAATTTTTGTTCAGGAGTGAAATGTGGCAGGGATGGCAGTGTGGACAGTCACATGGAGATGGGGAAGAAACTGCTCGCCGCTGGCCAGCTGGCCGATGCCCTCTCTCATTTCCATGCTGCTGTGGGTAAGTGCTGCATTCCgagttaaaacaataacaaaagttaGTTTTTACTCAATGAAATGAATCAATgaaatgaataatatatatcaaAAGTTGTATAGTCACGTTTACTTTGTCCATCTGTCAGATGGAGATCCCAAGAACTACATGGCCCACTACAGGAGAGCTACAGTGTTTCTAGCCATGGGGAAGTCAAAGTCTGCACTGCCCGATTTAAGCAGAGTTATTGAACTCAAACCTGACTTCACATCTGTGAGTTggtccacattttttttttctttacatagTTAGTTGCACACGGTTGTCAAACTGCAGGCGTGCATAATTATGTGAGAATAGCACTTCAACAAATAATTAGAAGAAAGCGGTTCATTCGCATACAATAGATGTGCAAATGTTTACATCAGCCCCAGGCAGCAGCTGTTCTGGAAAACTGGTCAGCTGTGTTGACACTATATGTCTACAGAATATTTGTAAACGTGTGCAAAATAAGTCTTGTCTGCCTCCTCTTAACAGGCACGCCTTCAGAGAGCAAATCTCCTTCTGAAGCAGGGGGAACTCGATGAAGCAGAGAGTGACTTTAAGAAGGTGGTAAGTATTGGAATATCCGCTTTAAACTCCACAGCAACAAGAATAAGAAGTCACTACTGTTAGATAAGCAGAGATCACCAGGAGGTGTCAGTGTTGGTCTGTAGCCTGGTGTTACAGGGAATCTAATCTCATggggggttttttttcttcaaaaatgaTTCGTAATAGGgacaatacttttatttattcatttgtaattTACAGCTTTATTGTTGTGAAGGCTATTTATTTCTCTATGCGGAGTGCacactttatttgtgtttatttcaagatactatacatttattttgtgaggTTGACCACGTGAGAGGTTTTGTTATTAATAAGTTGAATGGACTCAACAAAAGGCTTTGAAACTCAGTGAAAAGGAAGTTTAAAAACGGATACTCATGGCCACGTAAGACCTTAGAGAACAGGGATACCCTGGATCCATAAGCCATCATGAAATATGTAGATAATAATTAAATTGCCAGTGAACTCTTATTTGGGCCTTAAGGGATCATTTTAAGGTGCTCGTTAAAGATCAAGACTGGAGCTTGCAAATGCATTTTCCATTagaattactttttttactgAGAGGTTTCACAACACTCCCAGAAGACATAGATGCCCGCGTTATATCTGCAATTTTAATTCTTAGGTTCCATTTAAGCTGCTCAATTCTCAGGGGAGATAATCCTGCAGGCAAAAAATAAAGTTCCTCTTTTGTATTGGGATTGCATGTGAATGTCATATATGGTGGGCCTGCAGCCTCATACACCTGAAAAACCAGTCAACTTTTGATTTGACTTTATTATATGTAGGTCTATTCCTGTTTGTCAGGCTGTAATGTAAAACCTCCGGTTGAAAGAGTTCACTGTGCTACAGGCTCCTAAACTGTATGGTTTTTTAAATACTAAAAGTTAAACAGTCACTTTCTGGGAGTGTCTATGGAATTGTGAGTATATAATTGCAATCAAGTGTGAGACTTCCTCAAAAGGGCAAGGGGCCACATTCCCAGCAGAGGCCAACAGACATCTGAGCTCGGACAGTTTTACAAGGGCAACATTTTGCGGGTATAAAGTTGAAGGCTCTGGCCAGAGGTGCATGCTGTCCTGCTGCTTCAGCAGTACACAACGTTAATGCATCACATTTATGCATTACGCTTTTTCCCGAAGCTGAGCTTGCAGGAAACCGTGAGATTTCTCTTGTGAATATGATGACCTCTATGATGAGGATGATTATAATGTAATGGGTTTATAGAATGATGAGCATTGCTCTTCAGAAATCTAGGAGCTCTTATTGGAATGAATACAATTCTCTTTACTCTTAATGTTTTTCCCAGATCGACTGCTTTAATCATGCCATGATAATGCAATCTAATGTCTGTCTTGATGTTCCAGCTGAAATCCAACCCCAGcgacaaagaggagagagaagccCAGAGTCAGCTGATACAGGCGGATGAAATTCAGCGACTAGTGGCTCAGGCACGCAGCAGCTTCAACAGCCAGGATTATGTGACAGCTGCTGCCCAGCTTGACACTATCATTGAGGTAAGAAATCTACCTGGTCAGCGTTGCCCAATTTTTCTTGCAAGCATCACATTGTCCATGTTAATCACCGCAGAGTTGACAGAGCATTTGTATAATAACTAGATATTTTCTGCCTGTTACAGACTTGCGTTTGGGATGTTGCCTCTCGTGAGATGCGAGCAGAGTGTTTTATTCTAATGGGAGAGATGGGGAAAGCCATCAATGACCTCAAAGCTGCATCCAAGTTAAAGAATGACAATACCCAGGCTTTCTACAAACTCAGCTCCATCTACTATAATCTTGGAGACCACGAGATGTCCCTCAAGTAAGACTCATTTGCAGACCGCTTTCTTAAAGGCTCCCACATGGTATCACTCTCTGACATCGTGCCAAGTATCAGGATTTAATAGTCACCAGGGGATAATTTACTAATTACTAAGGTGTTCTCCAGAATACACATGGCACAGTCATATCTCTCATAGATTACATGAAAACGATTTTTCTACATTGACATTTTCCTTCCAAAGgccctctgtttttttttgtagtccATTGATTAAAGCTCTTTGATTAGTGTAGATTGTTTAGGATAGAAGTAATATTCATGAATACATATTTCTagcatttgtttttatgtgatGAGGAGCTGGACAAAATAAAATCTTACGATGTAACTCCAATAGTTCTGCAGCAAATGGCTCATTAAGTTTGCTTATTGTTGAGACCATTTTCTCTAAACTTTATGGTTTATTTCCTTTCGTAATGACACATCAAAGTATTAATATCTTTCAGTCATCACTCCTCAATATTGGCAGTGAACTACATGCAGAAACACTATCTTGCCATTTTCTACCTCTGTAAGTTTTCTCACGTTGCCTAAGTTAGATTTTTAATAACTGGCTCATAATGCTTATTGGAATTTAGCTCATCATTTCTTGCCTATGTAACAAAGACAATTATTACCTCGGTCAAAATACTGCATTTAATAAGTCAAGTTTCATTAATTGTTCAATATTTATTTCAGCATATTTGCGCTCTGTACTATTGCACTTCTGAAACAGCCACATTTATAgacatgatatgatgtttatCCTTGTCATTTAGTTTGTACATCCTTATTTTAAGCTGtttctatttctgtgtgtgcactcaTTCCTGGCctataaagctgattctgattgaGGAGCAATTATCATCAGTAGACCCTCAGCAACCCTTGCttatgctatttttttttttttaacaagacaAACTAAAGCTTGGTGACAACATAGTTTAAAATCTGTTGTATTATCttaaagtgttgttgtttttattttgtccacgCCTTTTTTAGAAGTTGAAAATATAGCAGGAACATCAGGTAATTTGTAAAATTGTCCTGTTCTGACCTTCCCCCTCATCTCGTATGATCTGCAGTGAGGTTCGAGAGTGCCTGAAGCTTGATCCTGATCACCAACAGTGTTACAGCCATTACAAGCAGGTCAAGAAGCTCAACAAACAGATCCGGTCTGCAGAGGAACTCATCCAagagcagaggtgtgtgtgttcaggctaTTGCATCGCCTCCAGAATGACTCCTTTTTACTTTCTGATCTCATGAACTGGCACGCTAAACCCATCTTAATTCTAATGGATCTCACTTGACATGCATAAGATATCGTACTCGCAAGACTAAACAAAGCAAATAACAGAGCGGCATGATGCGTGTGCAATGATCCGAATCGCATTCGGCTGTATTGACGGTGTCGCAGCGTTGTTCAAACACCCACCTGCTTTCTGCTCTAGGTATGAAGACGCAGTGAGCAAATATGAGACTGTCATGAAGACCGAGCCCAATGTGCACCACTTCTCTCTCCTTGCCAAGGAGCGCATGTGCCATGCATTGGCTCAGGTAAGACCCCCTACTACTACCACGGGATGTAGTAACAGTCTTTGACCTAC from Cyclopterus lumpus isolate fCycLum1 chromosome 21, fCycLum1.pri, whole genome shotgun sequence encodes:
- the LOC117750486 gene encoding claudin-10-like; translated protein: MSYRTVVMYTEIGCFVVCVTGWILVCSTMPTEIWTWSEVNSIVLTTSNYFSNLWKDCISDSTGVSDCKGIPSMLALHWDIHMCRALIIICIILAFFGSILVLVGMKCTKIGGTEIINARVTFAGGMNYLIGGMCSMVAFSYYGNKIRADFQDPNYKPQKFEIGVGVFIGWGGSTLLVAGGLIYSIFAGMEGCDSSSQKYPDYQAPDAYTVVSTKKSISSGGTGTSGSRKSGTTRGSSGSSLSGITTTTKTTATNAYV
- the dnajc3a gene encoding dnaJ homolog subfamily C member 3a — protein: MVSIDHVAHKLLTYIPYVLVLIDMRYEGVKCGRDGSVDSHMEMGKKLLAAGQLADALSHFHAAVDGDPKNYMAHYRRATVFLAMGKSKSALPDLSRVIELKPDFTSARLQRANLLLKQGELDEAESDFKKVLKSNPSDKEEREAQSQLIQADEIQRLVAQARSSFNSQDYVTAAAQLDTIIETCVWDVASREMRAECFILMGEMGKAINDLKAASKLKNDNTQAFYKLSSIYYNLGDHEMSLNEVRECLKLDPDHQQCYSHYKQVKKLNKQIRSAEELIQEQRYEDAVSKYETVMKTEPNVHHFSLLAKERMCHALAQAQQASRALSVCGEVLQSDPENVNVLKDRAEAYLLDEQYEEAIQDYETAAQHSENDHQIKEGLERAQRLLKQSQKRDYYKILGVKRTAQKKEIIKAYRKLALQWHPDNFQDPVEKKKAENKFIDIARAKEVLTDPEMRTKFDHGEDPMDPESQQGRQQHHHHHHQGFNPFGSGPFNFKFNFN